The following proteins are co-located in the Gammaproteobacteria bacterium genome:
- a CDS encoding phosphate ABC transporter substrate-binding protein → MIRGIFFRVCLLALLILPAPSFAATKTLSWAGCGITKKAFMQDLAKAFETKTGIHISLSGGGATYGIRQVAAGKVDMGGSCRFRIEGDPNELQPVFKPIAWDALVVIVNRNNPVDNISFAQLRGILLGKITNWKQLGGQDAPIHLLVRKGKISGVGRTLRKLVLADYDADLARYAYKEYPSSGPLEQAIPKDLLALGVTGISSGRKRPVKILSLDGKQPTPENIHSGAYTLYRPLYLVYSPTDENLKLVKQFIAFAYSSEGRAIIRKNRVVPYMDALGLVMKQLEQDKRARDMGLYKATN, encoded by the coding sequence GTGATACGCGGTATCTTTTTTCGTGTCTGTCTACTGGCGCTGCTGATTTTACCGGCGCCATCCTTCGCCGCAACCAAGACGCTGAGCTGGGCGGGCTGCGGCATCACCAAAAAGGCCTTCATGCAGGATCTCGCCAAGGCCTTCGAAACCAAGACCGGGATACACATCAGTCTGTCCGGCGGAGGCGCCACCTACGGTATCCGCCAGGTGGCGGCCGGCAAGGTCGACATGGGCGGGTCCTGCCGTTTTCGTATCGAGGGCGATCCGAACGAACTGCAACCGGTATTCAAACCCATCGCCTGGGACGCACTGGTGGTAATCGTCAACCGCAACAACCCCGTCGACAACATCAGCTTCGCCCAGTTGCGCGGGATTCTGCTCGGCAAGATCACCAACTGGAAACAACTGGGCGGGCAGGACGCCCCCATCCATCTGCTGGTCCGCAAGGGCAAGATATCAGGGGTCGGGCGCACCCTGCGCAAGCTGGTGCTGGCGGATTACGACGCGGATCTCGCCCGTTACGCGTACAAGGAATACCCCTCGTCCGGCCCGCTGGAACAGGCCATCCCCAAGGACCTGCTGGCGCTGGGCGTGACCGGCATCAGCAGCGGCCGCAAACGGCCGGTCAAGATACTCAGCCTCGATGGCAAACAGCCGACGCCGGAAAACATCCACAGCGGCGCCTACACCCTGTACCGGCCGCTTTATCTGGTTTACTCGCCCACCGATGAGAATCTGAAACTGGTCAAGCAGTTTATCGCCTTCGCCTACAGCAGCGAGGGGCGGGCCATTATTCGCAAGAACCGGGTCGTACCCTATATGGATGCGCTGGGGCTGGTCATGAAACAGCTCGAACAGGACAAGCGCGCCCGCGACATGGGTCTTTACAAGGCAACCAATTGA
- a CDS encoding LemA family protein yields the protein MGGYILLGIVIVVAIYAVILYNNLVSLKHNVSKAWSNIDVLLKQRHDELPKLVEVCKQYMQYEQETLQKVMQARSRVADAQRAGDVKALGQAEGALRVGLGNLFAVAEAYPELRANENFQHLQQRISGLENAIADRREFYNESVNLNNIRIEQFPDLIIARMIGFQAFELLEFRDEEKTDVNIKALFG from the coding sequence ATGGGCGGCTATATTCTTCTCGGCATCGTGATCGTGGTGGCGATCTATGCCGTGATTCTGTACAACAATCTGGTTTCGCTGAAGCACAACGTTTCCAAGGCATGGTCGAACATCGATGTGCTGCTCAAGCAGCGCCATGATGAGCTGCCCAAGCTGGTGGAAGTCTGCAAGCAGTACATGCAGTACGAACAGGAAACGTTGCAAAAGGTGATGCAGGCCCGCAGTCGGGTGGCGGATGCGCAGCGTGCCGGCGACGTGAAGGCTCTGGGCCAGGCGGAAGGGGCGTTGCGGGTGGGACTGGGCAATTTGTTCGCGGTGGCCGAGGCCTATCCGGAATTGCGCGCGAACGAAAACTTCCAGCACCTGCAACAGCGCATCTCCGGTTTGGAGAACGCGATTGCGGACCGGCGCGAGTTCTACAACGAGAGCGTCAACCTCAACAACATCCGTATCGAACAGTTTCCCGATCTGATCATCGCGCGGATGATCGGCTTCCAGGCCTTCGAGCTGCTCGAGTTCCGCGACGAGGAAAAGACCGACGTCAACATCAAGGCCCTGTTCGGTTGA